TATCAACAGCTCTGCCTGAAACCCCAGTGGTGTCTGCCAAACTCCTTGTCCACCACATGGAATGGGATGGGAGCTGCTGGAGGTGCCTCCCCAGAGGCCCATCAgacagccaggggtggtggctgaAAAGAAATGGCTTGTCTTGGTTTATGTTTCCCCATACACAGGAAAGGCCCAGGCTGGACCTACTCAGATCCTATTTCCTCCTGGGGCCTTAGAGTTGAGGGAACCTCGAAGGCAGAACTCTATGGATCCCTTGCCCAGCTGGAAGGTCAGAGTCTGGGCCAGGAGAGGGGCATAGTTCTTCCCTGacctccccacccaccctctgGGCCCTAGCTCTTATATTTCCCACAGGAACTCCATCTACCAGCAGGCGAGAAAAACCAGGGGGTTGCTATGTCTTCACTGAGAGGCTCTCTGTTCTCTGGCCAGACAAAAACAAACGGGCATTAATACCagaactggccaggcgtggttgctcatgcctgtaatcccagcactttatgaggccgaggcaggtggatcacttgaggccaggagttcgagaccagcctggccaacatgatgaaacccctgtctctattaaaaatacaaaaactagcagggtgtggtggcgggtgcctgtaatcccagctacgtgggaggctgaggcaggagaatcgtttgaacccgggaggcagaggttgcagtgaggcgagagtacgccactgcactccagcctgggcgacagaggaagactctgtctcaagaaagacagaaagagagaaagagagaaagagagagagagagggagggagggagggagggaaggggagagagagagagagagaagaagaaagaaaggaaagaagaagacaggaagaaggaaggaatgaaggaggaaggaaggaaggaagtaaggacggaaggaagggaaGCAGAATAACGAGAGACAGacgaaagaacagaaaagaaagagaaagaaagaagagacagaaagaaagaaagaaggaaagaaagaaagaagaagaaggaaggaagggaaagaggaaggaaagaagaaagaaagagaaagaaagaaagaaagaaagaaagaaaagaaagaaagaaagaaagaaaagaaaagaaagagagaaagagtctACCTGGCTCTAAAGCCAAACCAGAGAGGGCCAGagccaggagagggagagaggcggattccttttttttttttttttttttcaatccaggCCATTTTATTTAATAGTGGGGACAGCTTCTTGACATGATGTGAGCACTTGCATTCATCAGTACAAAGTGTATACCCCACAAAATATAGCAACAACAATTCATCACATTTACAGGCCTGAATGCAAACCACCATCTCACCTGGCTTTTATTCCATCCGTCTCCTAACTGTTGTCCCTGCCTCTCCTCTTACCCACTCTCAAGTCCTGTCACCACGGTGCAAGCATAatgatctttacaaaaaaaattaggtgtaCACACAAATATTACTTAGCTCTCTCAGCTGGGAGAGGCAATGACGTTCTAATAGCAACAGCCACACAGCACCCAGGTTTTGGTTTCTAACACcattctccaaaaaaaagaaaccagggctCATTAGAGAAATGGCTGACTCTAGAACTGTGGCAGGAAATACACAAgctgagcctggagcatcttgtagtACCAGAAAGTAAGGAGATGctttgttacaaaaaaaaaaaaaaagtgatggaaaTATGTCAAATGACACAGGAACCAATGAAggagctcccaatggccaaagccagaacaatttgagaaaaaacaaaaacaaataaagtagcattggattataacccaaagtgtAAAAGAAATATCCGTGAGTCCATACTGACGTAAATGAATGTCTGAGTAagtaaatagatagataaatctCGGGCAGAAAATGTCCAaatgttttatgtaaatattcCAGTCTGAGAAAAGTAGAGTGTAACTTCCTACTCTTTCAGTGTGAGCTCCAtgtagtgacttccttccaaaaagTTCAGTgtaggaaaagggagaaaagagtaACTCTGGAGTCAATAAACTTGGCAAACACTACCGGAGCCTGGAGATCAAGGTCAACACCAACAGTAATGAATTCTATTGATGGCATGTACCCTTGATAGGATGTGATAAGAATTGCCCTTTATCTCCGTGATCTTCCTCCTGAAACTCAGtaccccagtctaatcatgagaaaaacaccaGACAAATTTCATTTAAGGGGCAATCTACAAAGTACCTGACCAGTGGGCTCCTCAAAAccgtcaaggtcatcaaaaacaaggaaagtctgagaaaatgTCACAGCCAAGGGGACCCcaaggagacatgatgactaaatatAACGTGGTATTCTGGATGGGATCCTAGAAGAGAAAAAGGCTGTTAGGGGAAAAccaaggaaatctgaataaagtatggacttcagttaaacattggttcattaattgtgacaaatgtaccatactaatatAAGGTGTTAACAATAAAGGAAATGGGAAAGGGTGGGTATATGGAAACTCTATATTGtcttcacaatttttctgtaaagctAAAACTATTCTATAatgcaaagtttttaaaaaaattttggagacagggtctcactctattgcccaggctggagtacagtggtgtgattgcagctcactgcagccttgacctcccaggttcaagcagttctccctcctcagcctcttgagttcctgggactacaggcacatgccaccacacacagctaagttctgttttgtttttctgtttttgtttgtttgtctatttgttttgttttgtagagacagggtctccctatgtcgcccaggctgacctcaaactcctgggatcaagagattctccttgagttctgtgttctgtgaacacaggcatgagccactgagcccagcctaaaaaggtattttttaaaagatattaggggtggctgggtgtggcaactcacacctgtaatcccagcactttgggaagctgaggcaggaggatcacctgagctcaggagtttgaaaccagcctgggcagcatagcaagacctcatctctactaaaattaaaaaaaaaaaaattagctgggcatggtggcactcacctgagGTTCTAGGTACTCAgccagctgaggctggaggatcccttgaacccaggagttcaaggctgcagtgagctatggtggtGTCACTATACTCCAATCTGGGTGGCAAAGGgaggccctgtttcaaaaaaaaattgaaattaccatcctggataacatggtgaaaccccgtctctactaaaaatataaaaaattagccaggcgtggtggtgggcgcctgtagtcccagctacttggcagtccgaggtaggagaatggtgtgaatccgggaagcggagcttgcagtgagccgagatcatgccactgtactccaaactGGGAGAGAGAGCgatttgtcttaaaaaataaataaataaaataaaaaattcaaaattaaaatgagacaTAAGGTAGTAATTATGGACTCTCAGAAGACCAGAGTCAAGCTTTAGAGCCTATGCTGGCAGGAGGAATGCTCCAAGAACACTGACCTGGTTCTGGGAATGACAGCACTAAATCTAGTCTGAGCTCTGAAAAACCACCAGGACAAATCAAAGGTCTCACATGGTTGAATCCGACTGGTGGTCCCTGGGTCACATGactgcactttaaaaataaatatatacacaaataaataaatattaaataaaattcaaacagggtcttgctctgtagcccaggctagagtgcagtggtgtgatcatggctcattgcagcctcaacctcttgagcccaagcaattctcccacctcagcctcccaagagctaggattacaagtctgcgctaccatacccagctaatttttttggtattttttgtggagacggggtccCACTGGGTTGACCAAGCTGGTTTtcaactcctggcatcaagtgatcctcctgtcttggcctcccaaagggcctcCCAAAGCATCTAACCTCATGCCTGCACTTTTCTGCAAGTAAGGTTGTAAGTGTTAGTTCTGCCTCTAACTTGAGAAGGTCAATTCAAAATACAGGAAGATACCTAAAACAAGAAGCTGCTCAGGATAAAAGAAGAACCACAAAAGTGTGACAAATGTTTTCCAGTGACATAGTTCTATTGCATGTCTGTAGATCTTGTTATTCCTGGAAGCACTTAAGCTTTCAAATGTAACAAATCATTTGTCACGCTTCTTCAACACTAAGTAAAAAACAGAACAATTGGGATCATGTCACTCATCTGCCTAAAACACTTCAGTGGTTCCTCCTTGTCCTTCAAATAAAATCCAAAACCCCTCCTTTGGCTTTGAAGGCCCCTGAAGAGCTGCCTGCCCGCTGCTTCACCCCACACCACACTCCAGCTAGACTGGACTTCTCTTGCTGCCTCAGGCCTGTCACACTCCTCtgcattttctgtttcctctctctttcctcgtCTGTGCCCCCATCCCACTTACTGCCTAAATTCTGCTCATCTCTCAAGGCCCAGCTTATGTGCCTTTTCCTCATGAAGCCTTAGGAAATCCTTTCGCTTTAGGCTCCCATAGAACAATAAAAATTTCCTTGTTGAAAACACACTGAGTTTATCATAAATTGGGTAGCCTGTGTTTTCTCCCCAAAAAACAAAGATTCATTCTAAAAcctaaaaaaaagaaggaagttgcCCTGGGACAGATAGGAGGGGAGGCTCTTGGAGGTCTGGGGTGTGAACAGAGAGGTAGAGAGAAAGGAGGGCCTGAAATCTCTGAAGGAGGCAATGCATTGCCCTGCTGGGGGCTGCCCGGAGCCCTGGCCAGGTGGGGTCACCAAGGGAGCCAGTGGCAGTCCCCATACCCAGGGCCCAGCCCCAACCAGGGTGACAATGCCAGGAATAATGCCAATAATCCCAGAAGCCAGGGTGCTTTGTAAGAAAAAGGGAAAgtgcggctgggcgcggtggctcacgcctgtcatcccagcactttgggaggccgaggcgggcggatcacaaggtcaggagatcgagaccacggtgaaaccccatctctactaaaaatacaaaaaattagccgggcgcagtggcgggcgcctgtagtcccagctactcaggaggctgaggcaggagaatgccctgaacccgggaggcggagcttgcagtgagccgagatcgcgccactgcactccagcctgggcgagagtgagactccgtctcaaaaaaaaaaaaaagaaaaagggaaagtgctagactacacacatgcacacacgcacacgcacgcacacacacatgcacacacacacgtgcacacacacacacacaccccacctaaATAATGGTTTatcttccaaagcactgggaaaaTTAAAGCAAAGAAAGCATAGCTCATACAATatgagaaaaagaggagagagagaaagagaaagtgagacagaaggacaaagaaagagaaaatgaagtaattatagatagatcaatagagcatgaaaacagaaaaataaaatattatagtacATGTCCACAAGCATTAGGACTAGTTGGTCAGTAGGGGTgaatcaagtatttttttctctttttcttttatattcaagCACAAAAGGATAAATTTTTCAAGAGTGTTTTATTGCGACATTGAAAGAGGGCATGTCAAACCTTGTCAACCTGCcaaatcagaaaaaacaaaaaaaagaaaaccaatgaacaaaaaaaaacttatggaATACAATAAATACCCAAATTGACTGAGAAAAAGTTCTCACCTGTCCCTGGCTCCCAACTTTTCACCTGACAATGGAAAAATCCCCAGAATTTCACAAGAAATACTGTGGGGTCCATGACCCGAGGAGCTGCCCAGGTATTGATAATGCCCCAAGACCCGCTAGAGACAGGACTACAGCATTATCAATGGTGGGACTTCCTGGGCGAGACCGCACTGCCAGCCGAAGGGCAGGTGCCCATGTAGTGACCTCCCTGGAGAAGTAAGATGTGCATACAGTGGGGGAGGCAGCCAAGCTCACATGACAAAGCAAAGCAGCAGGTGTCCCAGCTTCCTCAAGGGAGGAAGCCAAGGCAATGCTGCACTTGCTGGGTCCAGGCTGCGGCACAGACTCCAGATAAAAACACATCCTCACTGACTCAGGCTCTTTCAGTTTCAAGAAAAAGCAACGGGCAGGGTCAGGAGCACAAGCCTCGTAAGGTCCCCATGCACAGAACCCAGGAGGATCAGAAGGGCTGGGAGGATCTGAGGCAGCACTGAGAACAGGAGCAACCGGAGCCCCTCAGCCTGCCCTCCAGGACCTCCATCGCAACTCCTCGagccattctcttttctctgacaGCTATAATCCTCTGCagtcactaattttttttttttttttttttttttgaaacagagtcttgccctatcacccaggctgtagtgcagtggtgggatctctgctcactgcaacctccacctcccaggttcaagtgattctcctgcctcggtctcccaagtagctggaattacaggcacccaccaccatgcccggctaatttttgtatttttggtagagatggggtttcaccatgttggccaggctgtctcgaactcctgacctcaggtgacccacccacttcggcctcccaaagtgctgggattacaggcgtgagccaccgaccCCGGCCTGCATTCATGTCTTTCCTCCGCCTTGTAGCTTCTGCTCATTGCTAGTTTCTTCCAGTGCCCTCTGACGGCCCCTCCAGCCTTTCTCTAACTCAGGGCCTTCCAGCTCAACTTCCTTCTGTTAACAGCCTCATCCCCTTGCTACTTCCTGGTTCAAATTCTTTCCCAGAGAAATGGTCTGATTTTCCCAGCTCATCTCTTTGCCAAAACCAACCAGAGATCCCCAACCAGCCTTGTTTTTGTCACCTCCCATTTTCTCCATTGGTGAGGGAGGGATCCCCTGCCCTAAATACGACAAGATGGCCAAAACATGACATTTGACACTGGGCAGGTGAGATTGACAGCAGTTTACTAGTGGGGAAAGATATCACAAGCCATGCAGGGCCACACGGGGTCACCCTCAGGAGCAGAGTGAACCAGCCAGGGCTGTGGGAGGCAGGCCTTGTAGTAACAAAATGATGAGGTGCCCCGGGTTCCTCAGGATGATGTGATTGGATTGGCTTTTTTGAATAGTTTATCAGGCTGGCAGAGAAGTGAAATCCATTAAGTAGAAAACTGGGTGGAGTGCAGCTGGTCCCAGACGACAGGAAACCAGCCAGGTGAGGACTGAGGGCAAGGGCATATCTGGTGAGAGGCAGGGAACTCAGGGTTAGGTCTTTGGAGCCCTGTGAGGCATAAAATGTCACAGCAGCACATGCTATTTCAGGTCTTACAATGCAAGCCTGTACCCTCAGCTCTGACCCATTTGCACCCAGAACAACACACTGCTGGTCACAGTCATTTAATGAAGCATCTTTTCCTGTGGACCCTAATGAGGACCTGTGCTCACTCtactctcccctcctctctgtgGTGGCTGCTGCCTGGATTCCTGCTTTGGCCACTGGACTTGAGATTTGGAATTGATGCCTGTGGAACTGGGTCTCTGTGAAGAGTGGGAAACCTGCTGAAACTCATTCTTGGGAATCGAGCTAGAGACTAGAAGATTGTCCAGTGAACACCCAAGAAGAAAGACCACCAAGATCGTGACGCTGGAGACGTTGGAGACCTTGCTctactttattttaataaaaactagaaataagtacTAGTCACATTTTGTGGCATTTCCAGGGCTGAAACTTCCCTAGTCCTTGTTATTTTTGACTCCCCAGATGTTTCTTGATGATACTCTAGAACTTTATGTCCAGCAGaggagactgcctttcccacATATTCACCTGGACAACCAGGAATGAAAAAGTGCACGTGGAGTGGGGCCTTGACCCAGGCAGCATTTTATTCTGAGGAAGCTGGAAGGTGAATTCATGAAGGCACTGAAGGCTGCTTCCCATGCACAAGACACAGGAAGACAGGAAatgcagaaggaggaggaggtgccGGGGAGGTGAGGACAGAGGCTGGATGGACACTGGGCGGAAGGCAGGGCTGGGCACCCGGGTGTACTAAGGgagtggaaggagaagggagTCTGGGTACTGGCCAAGTTCTGAAGGAGATACAAGTCCATGTGAGCCGCTGACTTGAACCAGAGAAGAAGAGGTTCAGGCTTTAGATGATGTGGATGAACAAGCCACTGAGGATATACCATGAGCAGGATCTCCAAGAACAGAGCTATTCCCACTGCAAACACAGCCAGCTGctagctgccagcacagctaagCAGACACGTGGAAATTCTAGAGGGTTTGGCCAAGAAAAGCCCTGAATGACAATATCAGCAGAATTGCTTGGTTGCTCTGAAATAACTTTGATGTGATGAAGCTGAGGCTTCTCTGAAGAAGTGGAAAACCCTAGGTGTTGTCCCGGATGACGGGTCTTAATCCTCCTTAGCAGGGCAATTGGAACTTCTAAATCCTCTCTACCCACCCCTCCCACTTTAACCTGAATTCTCCTTTCCATTCCAGCTGCCTCCATGGGGTCAGAGAATTTCCAGCCAAGACAGACAGATTCCAGAATGCCACTGTGGGACAATTTTGAAGCAAGGAAAATTAACGTGCAAAGTCATCCTGGACTCTGGGGGAGAAAGAGGCATTTCCTCATGTTTGACAAGCGTTGGAGTTCAAAGAGTGAGCTTGGGAGCCTGTTCTGTCATGGTTCTGACGGGACGTAGGGTCGCTTACAGATGAAAAGAAACGTTTTGTCACATTGGGCGTCATTCCAGGCCTGAAGCGAGGAAGCCCTTATATTGCCACAGTGTTCATTGTTCCCAGTATTGTTGGGCTCACCTGGGATCCAGAACCTACCAAGAGGGAGAAATAAAGGTTTACAAAGTGGAAAACCAAGAAGAACTTATTTCCAGTGAAGAAATGAGTTAATTCAACCCCAGCTTGAGTCCTAAGGAATGGCATAGTAAATGTCTGCACCCAAGCCTAAAAGGAAGGGGACTAGCGAGACTTAGACTTCTAAGCTTTCACTCATGCCCCAAGTCCAGGCAAAACCAACCCACCACTCTCAAGTCCCTACACAAACCCACTCTGTGAAGACCTAGACTCATGACAGGATTCCTGCTGAAGCTGGCCAGGTAGAAGGCCTTGCTACCAAAACCCAGAGGGCGTGGAGGGCCCAGATCCCACAGCCAGTTAGTGACAGGATTGCGCTAGATCTTGGTTGCAATGCTCCTGTCACCCTAGCACAGGGAAGAATCAGAAACCCTGCCTCATGGGGAACATCGCCCCCACTCCCTTCATGCCCTGGCCATGGCCGGGGAAAGTCAGGCTGGCAGAGAGGGCTCCTGGGACTTACTTCGCACTTTGGACCTTGTTGAATGGCGTGTCATCCACCCAGGACCAGTCCCCTTCTGTCCCTGCTTTAGTCAGGCCAATCCAGTAGGTGAGTCCCCCCGCCGTTTTATACAGAAACTCCTGTAGGAAAGACAGGATAAGCAGAGGTGCGGTCACACTCAGAGCTTGATCACCTGTCTCCGGGTGTTCTTCACCTGTGCTCAGTGACAGCCCTGACCCACAGATGCACTGCACACACTGGCCTCTCAAGCCTCTTCCTGCCCTTACCCAGAACCCAGATTTCATCTTCCAGATTATGATGTGTCCCTGCCCTGCAGCTAACAGGCTCAGGACTTAAGCATTTCTGCCACTCAGGAAGCAGGTGCTGAAGCACAGGAAGGCCTCAGCTGAACTCCAGAGCATGGACCACGAGAGAATGGTTCATATGACAACACCTGAATCCACATACGGCACTGTGCTGAGTCCTCCATATGCATTCACTCCTTTCCTCTGAGGCAGGTGCCATCACCATGCATGTTTCATCAAGTGAGGGCCAGTGAAGTTTGCCCAGTGAAGTTGGGTATTCCACCCAAGCTGCTAGGACTAGTTAGATGGCGAGGTTAGGGCTCTAGAACTACTCCAGAGCCCAGGCTCTGACCTGAGCTGCTATCCCACCGCCCAGATGAAAAGGGcctgcccaatttctgcctcacCAGGCAGGAGACTTCTTGAGTCATGTGGAATCATTAACGCTgttcacaaatatttctttttttctgggcaCATGGAAAGTAGCTCCTCTCTGCCCTGTTCCAGGAGTACTGGAATCCAGGATCCTCCCAATCCAGGAGTACTGCATAACTTACTTAACTTACTTAACATAACTTAAGCCAGTGAAATGTAAGCAAAAATGAGGTATGTTAAATCGGGGCAGAAGCTTTGCACAATACGTCAAGTTCCCTTTTCCTGCCCCAGCAATTGTGGAAACATGTTCAGATGAAGACTCCTTCGGCCTGGGTCCTTGAGTAGCGACAGTGAGCACAGCCCCCTTGCTGGCCCTTATTAGACATGGTATCGAGAACTAATCCTTCTTCATTAGGTCAtcaatatttggggatttttgtttGCACAGTATAATCTTGCCCATCCTCCCGGGCCCAGTGCTCATACGCCCCCTTGCCAGAGCCCACAGGCACAACACTCACCTGCTCACTCTCTGAGGTCACTGAGGTCAGGTGTGAATTCCTAGACACACAGAACTGCTGGGCACTATACCAGGTCTTTGTGATGAGAGAAAAGTAATAGAAGTTCCCCTTGAAGTACCTCCAGCCTTGAGAAACCACCTGTAGAATGTCATCTAGAGAACAAGAGGTAAAAGTGAACGCTGGTATTCTTGATTTCTTGGGGTGCTGGCTTGGTGGGGGCACTTGAATGAGGTCTCAGAGACAGCAGCAAATGGAGCTGTGCTCTGGTGTCCTTGGGTCCTTGTGTAGGGGATTTGGGACACTCTTTCAAATCCTGAAAGTCAGACAGAGACTAATAGAGTCTCTGGGACTGGAGAGGTTAGAATGCAAGAGGATGGACAAAGAGTGTCTTTCCCATGAGGGGAAGCAACCCTCCATCAGCCATGACAAGTGGCTGAGCCCCTGGACTCTAGAAAGGAACTTGATGAGAAATGACTAGGTATGGGCTGGGGTGGATATCGCCTAATGCTTTTACATTCTGCACTTTGGTGTGGGAACTCTAGCTGGACCCTGGTCTCTTTTCTCCTAACCGCGCCTAAGTCCTTCCCAACCTCAAGCCCTCCCTCCTTAACTTCCTAGTCCATGGCTGCCCCTCTCTTCCCCCCGGCCTCCTCCCTAACCCACCAGCCCAGTGACCTCAGGTCTGGGACAGGTAAGATCCCATGGGCCGCTAGTCAGCTTCAGTGTAATTTTCTGAGTCACTTACCTTGTCGTTTGAGCAACTTGCTCATATTGTCCAAGCTGCCCTGGAGTGCCCGGATCTTTGCATTTAAAGCACTGGCTTTCTCCAAATCACTTTTTAACTCTGGGATTTGGGCATTTAAGGTACCGACTTCTTCCCAACTTCTTGTTAAGATCTGGATCTGTGCGTTGGCCTTCTCCACACTGGTTTTTAACTTCAGGAACTGAGAACGCACATAACCCAGGCTCACATTCACCGTCTGGATCTGAACGCCAGCTGCCTCCATGCCATCactattctttttaatttcagaatcCAGGGTGCTGATGTTGTCCACACGACCTTTCAGCAACTGGACATTGGTCTTTACATCTGATATGTTGCCCATAAACCGGGGATCTGGGATTGAGAAAGGCAGGAGGTCAGCTGAGGGGAGCCCCAGGGACCGGAGTGGGAGTGTTGTCAGGTTGatcaaaggaagggaagggaaggaacagGCTGAAGCTTCCCAAAGAACCAGGACAGTCCAATGGGCCACCCCAACCCTCCAATCATTTATTAACATACAACAAATGTGCAATgggcacctaccatgtgccaggaacACAGGTGGATACAGACAATGGGGAGACTGATGAAACACAGGCTCTCTGTGAGAAAATTTCACAGGCAAGCAGAagcaggagttagaaaccagtcCTGAATTTTCTCTGAGTGTTCATGGAACATTTGATAAAGGGGTGCCCTCCATGAGCCCTGTCACTCTCCCCAGAACTTGATTCCCCCTGGACCCCACCCCTTGGTTGCCATCCCTCTGCTTTCAGAAACCCCTGCAGTGGCTGTCTGCTAGGACAGCACCACTCCCTCACATCTGTCCACGGGCCCCTCTGTGACCATGGGAAGAGCCAGCCACTAATCTGGAAGTGGCTTCTTCTCCAGAGAACATGGAAAAGGAGATTACAAAACTGTGTCTCCCCTTCCCTTGCCCTACCCACTTTCACATTCTGCTCAGGTCCCAGGCCTGGGTACCAGAGAGAGGATCAAAGATAAACCAAGAGGCTCAAAGGCGAGCCCTGAGGAAAATGCCATGTTAGAGGCCAGGGGTCTAGGATGGGGGAAGGGGGACTCTGCTCAGAGCCTACAAGTCTAAGACCAAGTATGTCCCGAGGCCACAGAGggagaaaacaaaatccaacagctTCTTGGGTCCccttcctctgcttcctggagCCATGGCAGGAGGAAGAAGGCTCTGCCAGCAGCAAAGGCCATGAAGCCTGACAGAgccaaaagaggaagaaagataaaCCCCGCAACACCAAATGAGTAGGAAGGCTCCCTAGACATGATTTTTGCAGGGACAGGAGAATGAAGAGAGCACGAACGGGTCCTGTTGAGGGGACTGAGTCATGGAGATCTGTTGGCTCGTTGGTCAGGGATAACGAGCCAACAGATCTGGTGAGTTGGGGCCAATGACATATGAGGCTTAGTCCTTCACAGGGTCAGGAGACATTGCACTGTCAGGGACTGTCCACAAGGCTCCAAATCCAAGGAGCAGAGCTCAGATTGGTGGGGGATGGAGGGGAAGAAAATAGCACAGCATGAAAAACTAGATAAATGTTTCCTGAGGACAAAAGAATGTATCCTTGAGCACCAATGTGCAAATGCTGATCCCAATAATCTCCGAGAAATTGGGAGGGAAAGAGCATCAGCTCACCATACTGGGGGTGGCACACCCTGTTACTGCACatggaaagaggagaaaggagacaaATGAAAAAGTCAGAGGCAGGAGAAACCTGGAGAGCAGGGAAGTGGTCTGAATCTGGAGGGAGCCAGCTGGCCACAGAGAGGGGCTAAGCCCAGACGATGAAACGTGAGGACTTACAAAGGACGGCCTGCAGCAGGACGGAGGCGACCAGGACCAGCGTCAGGCAGATTAATGCAGCACGGACTGTGGGTGTTTT
This region of Rhinopithecus roxellana isolate Shanxi Qingling chromosome 17, ASM756505v1, whole genome shotgun sequence genomic DNA includes:
- the CD207 gene encoding C-type lectin domain family 4 member K isoform X2 — its product is MTAEREAPDAHFTVDKQNISLWPREPPPKSGPSLFPGKTPTVRAALICLTLVLVASVLLQAVLYPRFMGNISDVKTNVQLLKGRVDNISTLDSEIKKNSDGMEAAGVQIQTVNVSLGYVRSQFLKLKTSVEKANAQIQILTRSWEEVGTLNAQIPELKSDLEKASALNAKIRALQGSLDNMSKLLKRQDDILQVVSQGWRYFKGNFYYFSLITKTWYSAQQFCVSRNSHLTSVTSESEQEFLYKTAGGLTYWIGLTKAGTEGDWSWVDDTPFNKVQSAKFWIPDMPLPSVLTWLVSCRLGPAALHPVFYLMDFTSLPA
- the CD207 gene encoding C-type lectin domain family 4 member K isoform X1; translated protein: MTAEREAPDAHFTVDKQNISLWPREPPPKSGPSLFPGKTPTVRAALICLTLVLVASVLLQAVLYPRFMGNISDVKTNVQLLKGRVDNISTLDSEIKKNSDGMEAAGVQIQTVNVSLGYVRSQFLKLKTSVEKANAQIQILTRSWEEVGTLNAQIPELKSDLEKASALNAKIRALQGSLDNMSKLLKRQDDILQVVSQGWRYFKGNFYYFSLITKTWYSAQQFCVSRNSHLTSVTSESEQEFLYKTAGGLTYWIGLTKAGTEGDWSWVDDTPFNKVQSAKFWIPGEPNNTGNNEHCGNIRASSLQAWNDAQCDKTFLFICKRPYVPSEP